A single Streptomyces sp. Edi2 DNA region contains:
- a CDS encoding crotonase/enoyl-CoA hydratase family protein translates to MPSTPDTTPAHDRPADPAPEVRTERIGTSLLITLDRPRARNAVNANVALQLAHAIDELEADPTLRAGVLTGAGGTFSAGMDLKAALAGESPEIPGRGFGGLTETVTTKPLIAAVEGWAMGGGFELALACDLIVAAEDAQFGLPEVKRGLIAAGGGAIRLPKRIPYHLAMELLLTGEPVSGGRAGLLGIANRVVPAGETVATALELAAQLAANAPLALAAVKKIAHAADGRPEPAAFAAQRDEMAALAASADVREGMTAFAERRAPVWQGK, encoded by the coding sequence ATGCCCAGCACACCGGACACCACTCCTGCCCACGACCGTCCCGCGGACCCCGCTCCCGAAGTCCGCACCGAGAGGATCGGCACCTCCCTCCTCATCACCCTCGACCGGCCCCGCGCCCGTAACGCGGTCAACGCCAACGTCGCCCTCCAACTTGCCCACGCAATCGACGAGTTGGAGGCCGACCCCACACTGCGGGCCGGTGTCCTCACCGGCGCGGGCGGCACCTTCAGTGCCGGTATGGACCTCAAGGCCGCGCTGGCCGGTGAATCGCCCGAGATCCCCGGCCGTGGCTTCGGCGGACTCACCGAGACCGTGACGACCAAGCCGCTGATCGCCGCCGTCGAGGGCTGGGCCATGGGCGGCGGCTTCGAACTCGCCCTGGCCTGCGACCTCATCGTCGCCGCCGAGGATGCCCAGTTCGGCCTGCCGGAGGTCAAGCGCGGCCTCATCGCGGCGGGCGGCGGGGCGATCCGGCTGCCGAAGCGGATCCCCTACCACCTGGCCATGGAACTGCTGCTGACCGGAGAGCCGGTCTCCGGCGGGCGGGCCGGGCTGCTCGGTATCGCCAACCGGGTGGTACCGGCCGGTGAAACGGTTGCCACCGCACTGGAGTTGGCCGCGCAGCTCGCGGCGAACGCGCCCCTCGCCCTCGCCGCCGTGAAGAAGATCGCCCACGCCGCCGACGGCAGGCCCGAGCCGGCCGCCTTCGCCGCCCAGCGCGACGAGATGGCCGCGCTCGCCGCATCGGCCGACGTACGGGAAGGCATGACGGCCTTCGCCGAGCGCCGTGCCCCCGTATGGCAGGGAAAGTAG
- a CDS encoding acetoacetate decarboxylase: MKQSDVLRHHATPLLNPAYPPVIPRFTHREYFNIVYRTDYDALRAVVPEPLEIDEPLVRFEVMRMGDVTGYGPYTESGQAIPVRLDGERGEYLHAMYLDNFAATASGREASAYPKTIGSPALYVDHGALVGVLDYGTVRVATATMGYKHHELDPGEAAAQITVPTFMLKLVPGYDGAPQVAQLVRTEISDVVVKGAWTGPARLQLQAHALAPLADLPVCEIVSASHLLTDLTLAPVEPVHDYLAR, translated from the coding sequence ATGAAGCAGAGCGACGTTCTCCGGCACCATGCCACCCCCCTGCTCAATCCGGCCTATCCGCCCGTCATCCCCCGCTTCACCCACCGCGAGTACTTCAACATCGTCTACCGCACGGACTACGACGCCCTGCGCGCGGTGGTACCCGAGCCGCTGGAGATCGACGAGCCGCTGGTCCGCTTCGAGGTGATGCGGATGGGCGATGTCACCGGATACGGGCCGTACACCGAATCCGGCCAGGCGATCCCGGTGCGCCTCGACGGCGAACGCGGCGAGTACCTGCACGCCATGTACCTCGACAACTTCGCGGCCACGGCCTCCGGGCGCGAGGCGAGCGCCTACCCGAAGACCATTGGATCGCCCGCCCTCTACGTGGACCACGGCGCGCTCGTCGGCGTCCTCGACTACGGCACGGTCCGGGTGGCGACCGCCACCATGGGCTACAAGCACCACGAGCTGGACCCCGGCGAAGCGGCCGCACAGATCACCGTGCCCACCTTCATGCTCAAGCTGGTCCCGGGCTACGACGGAGCGCCGCAGGTGGCCCAGTTGGTCCGCACCGAGATCAGCGACGTGGTGGTCAAGGGCGCCTGGACCGGCCCCGCCCGGCTGCAGCTGCAGGCGCATGCGCTGGCACCGCTGGCCGATCTTCCGGTCTGCGAGATCGTCTCGGCGAGCCACCTCCTCACCGACCTCACCCTGGCACCGGTCGAGCCGGTGCACGACTACCTCGCGCGCTGA
- a CDS encoding acyl-CoA dehydrogenase family protein encodes MTATDATDAAATTDDAGATAAETATAAAETTPTATRPETALADGHPQTVLTDGLTADFYGYEDLLPDDERKLLLHARDFLQTEVKPLVNDAWAKGEFPRELIDRFRGLGLAGVPYEGYGDPLPAGSNLLVGMLAMEYTRTDASSATFFGVHNGLAMYSIYRGGDQEQRDRWLPAMAALDKIGAFAMTEPLGGSDVAGGMRTTARRAGDHWILNGAKRWIGNGTFADLVIVWARDEADNKVKGFVVERGTPGFSATKIENKTAFRIVENADITLTDVRVPEANRLQRVDSFRDVAEILRATRSGVAWQALGVMIGAYELALAYAKERRQFGRPIARFQLVQDLLVKSLGNITACWGMLVQLARLQDAGIFRDEHSSLAKAFVTARMREVVAWSREIFGGNGIVLDYDVARFFADAEAIYSFEGTREMNTLIVGKAITGESAFV; translated from the coding sequence ATGACCGCCACCGACGCCACCGACGCCGCCGCCACCACCGACGACGCCGGCGCCACCGCCGCCGAGACCGCCACCGCCGCCGCCGAGACCACGCCGACCGCCACGCGCCCCGAGACCGCTCTGGCCGACGGCCACCCCCAGACCGTCTTGACCGACGGCCTCACCGCCGACTTCTACGGCTACGAGGACCTGCTGCCCGACGACGAGCGCAAACTGCTCCTCCACGCCCGCGACTTCCTGCAGACCGAGGTGAAGCCGCTGGTCAACGATGCCTGGGCCAAGGGGGAGTTCCCCCGCGAACTGATCGACAGGTTCCGCGGGCTGGGCCTCGCCGGTGTCCCGTACGAGGGGTACGGCGACCCGCTGCCCGCCGGGAGCAATCTGCTGGTCGGCATGCTCGCGATGGAGTACACCCGCACCGACGCCTCGTCCGCGACCTTCTTCGGCGTCCACAACGGACTGGCCATGTACAGCATCTACCGCGGCGGCGACCAGGAGCAGCGCGACCGCTGGCTGCCGGCGATGGCCGCCCTGGACAAGATCGGTGCCTTCGCCATGACCGAACCCCTCGGCGGCTCCGATGTGGCGGGCGGGATGCGCACCACCGCCCGCAGGGCCGGCGACCACTGGATCCTCAACGGCGCCAAGCGCTGGATCGGTAACGGAACCTTCGCCGACCTGGTCATCGTCTGGGCCCGCGACGAGGCCGACAACAAGGTCAAGGGCTTCGTGGTGGAGCGGGGCACCCCCGGCTTCTCGGCCACCAAGATCGAGAACAAGACCGCCTTCCGGATCGTCGAGAACGCGGACATCACCCTGACCGACGTCCGGGTTCCGGAGGCCAACCGCCTCCAGCGGGTCGACTCCTTCCGCGATGTCGCGGAGATCCTGCGCGCTACCCGCAGCGGCGTCGCCTGGCAGGCCCTCGGCGTGATGATCGGCGCCTACGAGCTCGCGCTCGCCTACGCCAAGGAGCGCCGGCAGTTCGGGCGCCCGATCGCCCGCTTCCAGCTGGTACAGGACCTCCTCGTCAAGAGCCTCGGCAACATCACGGCCTGCTGGGGGATGCTCGTCCAGCTGGCCCGCCTCCAGGACGCCGGCATCTTCCGCGACGAACACTCCTCGCTGGCCAAGGCCTTCGTCACCGCCCGGATGCGGGAAGTCGTCGCCTGGAGCAGGGAGATATTCGGCGGCAACGGCATCGTCCTGGACTACGACGTGGCCCGCTTCTTCGCCGACGCCGAGGCCATTTACTCCTTCGAGGGCACCCGCGAGATGAACACCCTCATCGTGGGCAAGGCCATCACGGGCGAGAGCGCCTTCGTCTGA
- a CDS encoding 3-hydroxyacyl-CoA dehydrogenase NAD-binding domain-containing protein has translation MSTTHPTVRTVAVIGAGTIGLSWAALFAGHGLQVRVTDPRPDLAEAVDAALAEAAPQLARQGLDTDGLAGRVHLAGEVTEAVRHADVVQENGPENTAFKRELFAQLVREAPSHALLLSSSSAIPSTAFTDGLDDAGRILIGHPFNPPHLVPLVEVVPGRRTREDSVTRAVEFYRSVGRVPVVERKEIPGFVGNRLQNALSREAIHLVEQGVVGPAELDAIMVNSLGLRWSTVGPFLGAHLGGGPGGYRHMAEHIGPSMQRMWDSLGRPEAGPEQTERLIRAVEDAYGSRSYRDLSQERDRKQLAVLGALENATAHEQNEETRS, from the coding sequence ATGAGTACCACCCACCCCACCGTGCGCACCGTGGCCGTGATCGGCGCCGGAACCATCGGCCTCTCGTGGGCTGCCTTGTTCGCCGGGCACGGACTGCAGGTGCGGGTCACCGACCCGCGCCCCGACCTCGCCGAGGCCGTCGACGCGGCGCTGGCCGAGGCGGCCCCGCAACTGGCCCGGCAGGGCCTGGACACCGACGGCCTGGCCGGCCGCGTCCACCTGGCCGGCGAGGTCACCGAGGCGGTCCGGCACGCCGATGTGGTCCAGGAGAACGGCCCGGAGAACACCGCCTTCAAGCGTGAGCTCTTCGCGCAACTGGTCCGTGAAGCCCCGTCCCATGCCCTCCTGCTGAGCTCGTCCTCCGCCATTCCCTCCACCGCGTTCACCGACGGGCTCGACGACGCCGGGCGCATCCTGATCGGCCATCCGTTCAACCCGCCGCACCTCGTACCGCTGGTGGAGGTGGTGCCCGGACGGCGCACCCGCGAGGACTCCGTCACCAGGGCGGTGGAGTTCTACCGCTCGGTCGGCCGGGTCCCGGTGGTCGAGCGCAAGGAGATCCCCGGCTTCGTCGGCAACCGCCTGCAGAACGCCCTCAGCCGCGAGGCGATCCACCTGGTGGAACAGGGCGTGGTCGGCCCGGCCGAGCTCGACGCGATCATGGTGAACTCGCTGGGGCTGCGCTGGTCGACGGTGGGTCCCTTCCTCGGTGCCCACCTGGGTGGCGGCCCCGGCGGCTACCGGCACATGGCCGAGCACATCGGCCCGTCGATGCAGCGGATGTGGGACTCCCTCGGCCGCCCCGAGGCCGGCCCCGAACAGACCGAACGGCTCATCAGGGCCGTGGAGGACGCGTACGGCTCCCGCTCGTACCGCGACCTCAGCCAGGAGCGCGACCGCAAGCAGCTCGCGGTCCTCGGCGCCCTGGAGAACGCCACCGCCCACGAGCAGAACGAGGAGACCCGGTCATGA
- a CDS encoding LodA/GoxA family CTQ-dependent oxidase: MDTRIAQVKIHPAIGIARVGNSDKQPFIGPESPDQPPLPPGSYKDSSGKIVRQAARFRIYGYNQAGEIVRELTLDDEDVTEITWSVHLANKKAAWYQFHIPLDIPEATGLPDSQRTRRNADVRGAERKKLVIDPGRQTIRASRHETATFAGKIMTRAVALGSIATQTDGRLLVVGGAGTSASYATPEKPISGVANNDTWYDDVSDGPVTAEITIGGVTKSATPAWAVVAPPHYAPGVKTVRTLYDVLHDVFVTEHTLPAEQQVSFPDHIEPILRRFCDLQWVNHGFATQFGWDGPNHFLDPAMRKRLADPGEASRELRGQVYVHMRDYDRDGTSPLPWPWLYGDAMSGGKPTSVRQHITLSAAQDRMLALWADGRFTTGPPRTGFPDVDQAPPADQPQLLDRAALENCAADAFHPGCEVTWPMRHKTLYSEPFRILHRGPENPERDYGDVLTLQDALGKNGPLFAQGPGDLTRWMAAPWQCDTASCRSGYQVQSGLGPRYSPYLPTFWPAQMPNHVLKQSDFAIVNTPPTGSDDSAREKAFENRAVWLRGLKGTNFNIQRRQMIDDWFKFGIVEPHEYTVGDAKFPRYLQVESEPGYPPAADHANLINIQVPEAGVPQRAGAADAWTGEIPAETVESMLVDQAVQEVKEATGRDEEAIAAGYLEKLDPFHGAR; the protein is encoded by the coding sequence ATGGACACACGGATCGCACAGGTGAAGATCCACCCCGCCATAGGCATCGCCCGGGTCGGCAACAGCGACAAGCAGCCCTTCATCGGCCCGGAGTCACCGGACCAGCCCCCACTGCCGCCCGGCTCCTACAAGGACAGCTCGGGAAAGATCGTCCGGCAGGCCGCCCGCTTCCGGATCTACGGCTACAACCAGGCGGGCGAGATCGTCCGGGAGCTGACGCTGGACGACGAGGACGTCACCGAGATCACGTGGTCGGTGCACCTGGCCAACAAGAAGGCCGCTTGGTACCAGTTCCACATCCCGCTCGACATCCCCGAGGCCACCGGACTGCCGGACAGCCAGCGGACCCGGCGCAACGCCGACGTCCGGGGAGCGGAGCGCAAGAAGCTCGTGATCGACCCCGGCCGCCAGACCATCCGCGCCTCCCGGCACGAGACCGCCACCTTCGCCGGAAAGATCATGACCAGGGCGGTCGCCCTGGGCTCGATCGCCACCCAGACCGACGGACGCCTGCTGGTCGTCGGCGGTGCCGGCACGTCGGCCTCCTACGCCACCCCCGAAAAGCCGATCTCGGGCGTCGCCAACAACGACACCTGGTACGACGACGTCTCCGACGGCCCGGTGACGGCGGAGATCACCATCGGGGGCGTCACGAAGAGTGCGACCCCGGCGTGGGCCGTGGTCGCCCCGCCGCACTACGCGCCCGGCGTGAAGACCGTCCGCACCCTCTACGACGTGCTCCACGACGTGTTCGTCACCGAGCACACCCTCCCCGCCGAACAGCAGGTGTCCTTTCCCGACCACATCGAACCGATCCTGCGACGGTTCTGCGATCTGCAGTGGGTCAACCACGGCTTCGCCACCCAGTTCGGCTGGGACGGCCCGAACCACTTCCTCGACCCGGCCATGCGCAAGCGGCTCGCCGACCCGGGCGAGGCCAGCCGGGAACTCCGCGGCCAGGTCTACGTCCACATGCGCGACTACGACCGGGACGGCACGTCCCCGCTGCCCTGGCCCTGGCTCTACGGCGATGCCATGTCCGGCGGCAAGCCCACCTCCGTCCGGCAGCACATCACGCTCTCCGCCGCCCAGGACCGGATGCTGGCCCTGTGGGCCGACGGCCGCTTCACCACCGGCCCGCCCCGCACCGGCTTCCCGGACGTGGACCAGGCGCCGCCCGCCGACCAGCCGCAGCTGCTGGACCGGGCCGCGCTGGAGAACTGTGCCGCCGACGCGTTCCACCCCGGCTGCGAGGTCACCTGGCCGATGCGGCACAAGACCCTGTACTCCGAGCCGTTCCGTATCCTGCACCGCGGCCCGGAGAACCCGGAACGCGACTACGGCGATGTGCTCACACTCCAGGACGCCCTGGGCAAGAACGGCCCGCTCTTCGCGCAGGGGCCGGGCGACCTCACCCGCTGGATGGCCGCCCCCTGGCAGTGCGACACGGCCAGCTGCCGCTCCGGCTACCAGGTGCAGTCGGGTCTCGGCCCCCGCTACAGCCCCTATCTGCCCACCTTCTGGCCCGCCCAGATGCCCAACCATGTGCTCAAGCAGTCGGACTTCGCCATCGTCAACACCCCGCCGACCGGCTCCGACGACAGCGCCAGGGAGAAGGCCTTCGAGAACCGCGCGGTGTGGCTGCGCGGCCTGAAGGGCACCAACTTCAATATTCAGCGCCGGCAGATGATCGACGACTGGTTCAAGTTCGGCATCGTCGAGCCGCACGAATACACCGTGGGCGACGCGAAGTTCCCCCGGTACCTCCAGGTGGAGTCCGAGCCCGGCTATCCGCCGGCCGCCGATCACGCCAACCTGATCAACATCCAGGTCCCCGAGGCCGGCGTGCCCCAGCGGGCCGGCGCGGCCGATGCCTGGACCGGGGAGATCCCGGCCGAGACCGTCGAGTCCATGCTCGTGGACCAGGCGGTCCAGGAGGTCAAGGAGGCGACCGGCCGGGACGAGGAGGCGATCGCCGCCGGGTACCTGGAGAAGCTCGACCCCTTCCACGGCGCCCGGTGA